One window from the genome of Salvia miltiorrhiza cultivar Shanhuang (shh) chromosome 7, IMPLAD_Smil_shh, whole genome shotgun sequence encodes:
- the LOC130991371 gene encoding uncharacterized protein LOC130991371: MPPKRGRPRGGGRIPRNERRDPETVPEPEPEIVQPPVQPERRIEELFLRQNPPTFNGTGDPAEAETWVRAIERIFNFLRCTDQERLTCMSFQLTGSADFWWEARMKTMTAEQLENLTWEQFKAGIYDKYIPKSYRKKKEAEFYNLKQGKMSVTQYDRMFCDMSRYAPEQVDTDEKMAEKFCAGLRHEIRMALASHGGLSYTESLSRALDIEAAMPGERPATVPTPAPSHDQNHNQNFRGKRRWDNSNPNQGEKRPWQGRVFQSQGYGGQSAPKQMGNDQQRAPHCPKCNKNHVGICKAGSDSCYICNQKGHYANRCPNKQHGTGSRPNPPIQAPPLRAIQALPQSYPRQQPQYQQPQQHQQLQYQPQPQQPYQQQARQQQQRQQKQHEKPRHARAYAMRQKQPENNQGNLAGMGMLLNTPVVLLFDTGASHTFISSTCVDTLKLKMERADQELSISSPIGGMTTVDHVCLNLELNIGSHKIVVNNSYVIPMGDVDIILGMDWLAENYATILCNERRISFRPPGREPSHFHGISMGRRKMIISALQATKMMKKGYPAYLVYLHGELGTEKSIEDVAIVRDFSDVFPEILPGPPPDRPIEFTIDLEPGAAPISKAPYRMAPKELEELKIQLQELLELGFIRPSVSPWGAPVLFVKKKDGTLRMCIDYRELNKVTLKNKYPLPRIDDLFDQLKGASVFSKIDLRSGYHQLKIRPEDVPKTAFRTRYGHYEFVVVPFGLTNAPAVFMDLMNRVFHPYLDKFVLVFIDDILIYSKNDKDHEEHLRIVLETLRTERLYAKFSKCEF; the protein is encoded by the coding sequence atgccgccaaaacgaggacgaccaagaggagggggcaggattccccgaaatgaaagaagagacccagaaacagtgccagaaccagaacccgaaatagttcaaccacctgttcagccagaacgacggattgaagaattatttttgcgacagaacccacctactttcaacgggacaggagacccggcagaagctgaaacttgggttcgcgctattgaacgcattttcaacttcctgcgttgcaccgaccaagaacgcctgacttgtatgtcctttcagttgactgggtcagctgatttctggtgggaagcaaggatgaaaacaatgacagcagagcagttagaaaatctgacctgggaacaattcaaagccggtatatatgacaagtatatacccaagagctaccgcaagaaaaaggaagctgaattttacaatctgaaacaagggaagatgtcggtaactcaatacgacaggatgttctgcgatatgtctagatatgcaccggaacaagttgacacagatgagaagatggctgaaaagttttgtgccggtctgaggcacgaaattaggatggctttggcaagccacggaggattgtcttacactgagtcgctcagccgagcattAGACATTgaagcagccatgccaggagaaagacctgcaactgtacctacgccagcaccttcacatgatcagaatcataatcaaaattttagaggaaagaggagatgggacaacagtaacccgaaccaaggtgagaagaggccatggcagggacgggttttccagtcacagggctatggaggccagagtgcaccgaaacagatgggaaatgaccaacagagggccccacattgtcccaaatgtaacaaaaatcatgtgggaatctgtaaggccggcagtgatagttgctatatctgtaaccagaaggggcactatgcaaaccggtgcccgaataagcaacatggaacgggttcaaggccaaacccacctatccaggctccacctctgcgagcaattcaagctttgccccaatcatacccaaggcagcaaccacagtatcagcagccacaacagcaccaacagctacagtaccaaccccaacctcaacaaccatatcagcaacaggcccgccaacaacagcagcgacaacagaaacaacatgaaaaacctcgtcatgctagagcctatgctatgaggcagaagcagcccgagaacaaccagggaaacctggcaggtatgggcatgctactcaatactcctgttgtacttctatttgatacgggcgcatcacatactttcatttcaagtacatgtgttgacacattaaaacttaaaatggaaagagctgaccaagagttgagtatatcatcacctataggagggatgacgacagtagatcatgtgtgcttgaacctagaactgaacatagggtcacacaagattgtagtgaacaactcgtatgttattccaatgggagatgtggacataatcctaggaatggactggctagccgagaactatgccaccatcctttgtaacgaaagacggatatcgtttcgacccccaggaagggagccgtcacatttccacggaattagtatgggaagaagaaagatgatcatctccgccctacaagcaacgaaaatgatgaagaagggatacccagcttacctcgtatatttgcacggagaactgggtactgaaaagagtatagaagatgtagcaattgtacgggacttttcagatgtatttccagagattctgccagggccaccaccggacagaccaattgagtttaccattgatttggagcccggggcagctcccatttcgaaggcaccataccggatggctcctaaagagttggaagaactcaagatacaactgcaagaacttttggaacttggattcattaggccaagtgtatcaccttggggtgcacctgtactttttgtgaagaaaaaggatggcacattgagaatgtgcatagactatagggaactgaacaaagtgacactgaagaacaaatatcctttaccaaggatagatgacctcttcgaccagctcaagggagcaagcgtgttctcgaagattgatttgcggtctggttatcaccagctgaaaattcgaccagaagacgtacctaagacggcatttcgaactaggtatggccactacgaatttgtagttgtgccattcgggctaactaatgcgccagccgtgttcatggacctcatgaatcgagtgttccatccgtatttagacaaatttgtcttggtattcatagatgacatcctgatctactcgaagaacgataaagaccatgaggaacatctgagaattgttctagaaacgttgaggacagagcgcctttatgccaaattcagcaagtgtgagttt